The following proteins are co-located in the Carassius gibelio isolate Cgi1373 ecotype wild population from Czech Republic chromosome A9, carGib1.2-hapl.c, whole genome shotgun sequence genome:
- the LOC128020145 gene encoding leucine-rich repeat-containing protein 3-like codes for MTFPGGAHASRKVFIHHGCPLILRFLLTVICLSAMGFACPKSCHCSERNGLTVVQCSSRNLEEIPSNLPHDTVSLLLSSNQITKIPNQAFKNLPWLQELDLSRNAIETVDAGAFQGVTESLRALDLSHNHMQSVPKEAFARLHAKISLSNNPWHCECTLQEVLRELKLDPETVNEVSCHTAVQEEYAGKPVIQVLDSGINFCNFHHKTTDVAMFVTMFGWFTMVIAYVIYYVRHNQEDARRHLEYLKSLPSSSQISKDFDTISTVL; via the coding sequence ATGACTTTCCCTGGAGGGGCTCATGCGTCAAGGAAAGTCTTCATCCATCATGGCTGTCCCCTTATCTTGAGATTCCTTTTAACTGTGATTTGTTTGAGTGCAATGGGTTTTGCGTGTCCCAAGAGTTGCCACTGCTCCGAGAGGAATGGCTTGACAGTAGTGCAGTGTTCCTCTCGCAACCTAGAAGAGATTCCCTCCAACCTTCCTCACGATACTGTGTCGCTTCTTCTATCCTCCAATCAAATCACCAAAATCCCAAACCAGGCTTTTAAAAACCTTCCATGGCTCCAAGAGCTGGACTTGTCACGGAACGCCATTGAAACTGTGGATGCTGGTGCTTTTCAAGGTGTCACAGAGAGCTTGCGGGCGCTCGACCTGTCTCATAATCACATGCAAAGCGTCCCTAAGGAGGCCTTCGCTCGGCTGCATGCCAAGATCAGTCTGTCCAACAATCCGTGGCACTGTGAGTGCACCCTCCAGGAGGTATTGCGTGAACTCAAGCTGGATCCCGAGACTGTGAACGAGGTTAGCTGCCACACCGCCGTTCAGGAAGAGTATGCGGGCAAGCCTGTCATTCAAGTCTTGGACTCGGGCATAAACTTTTGTAACTTCCACCATAAAACTACCGATGTGGCCATGTTTGTCACCATGTTTGGTTGGTTCACAATGGTTATCGCTTATGTCATCTATTACGTAAGGCATAACCAGGAAGATGCCAGGAGGCATCTGGAGTACCTCAAGTCCCTGCCAAGTAGCTCCCAAATTAGTAAGGACTTTGACACAATCAGCACTGTTCTCTAG